The Serpentinimonas maccroryi genome has a segment encoding these proteins:
- a CDS encoding 3-dehydroquinate synthase encodes MFESSEFAVKTSCGAYRVLIGADVVAGQLHESSVAWLVDANVARLHSNLLPASYIGLRAIESEKNFESIARIVEQLRDLGSTRDTRLIAVGGGIVQDLATFAASCYMRGIPWTYLPTTLLSMVDSCIGGKSSINVGRYKNIAGNFYPPKEVLIDTGFCSTLTSEQIAEGLCEAAKICYAASDNAFTAYLAYVNASDLPPAGAQLAGIIRHSLETKKRFIEEDEFDQGVRLLLNFGHTFGHAIEGASSYAISHGIAVGLGMLAAAHCSVRLGYASAELSNVASLSRHIRFLLRAIPSVAANLRVIRPEEAMAFFQSDKKHSAHSFILILFDAQGRLQQVKVPRSAAIRAVLLSTFHHLCEHYDEIQ; translated from the coding sequence GTGTTCGAGTCGTCTGAGTTCGCCGTCAAGACCAGTTGTGGCGCGTACCGGGTATTGATTGGTGCCGATGTGGTCGCTGGACAGCTACACGAATCCAGCGTCGCTTGGCTCGTTGATGCCAACGTGGCGCGCTTGCACAGCAACCTCCTACCTGCCTCGTATATTGGTTTACGGGCCATCGAATCAGAAAAAAACTTCGAATCCATCGCGCGCATCGTAGAGCAACTGCGCGACCTTGGTAGCACACGGGATACCCGGCTGATTGCTGTTGGTGGCGGCATCGTACAGGATCTGGCCACGTTTGCGGCATCTTGCTACATGCGCGGAATCCCATGGACCTACCTCCCTACCACGTTGCTGAGCATGGTGGATTCGTGCATAGGCGGAAAGTCCTCGATTAACGTCGGCCGTTACAAGAACATCGCTGGAAACTTCTATCCACCTAAAGAAGTCCTCATCGATACGGGTTTTTGCAGCACCCTCACGTCCGAGCAGATAGCTGAAGGCCTGTGCGAGGCCGCCAAGATATGCTACGCAGCCTCAGATAATGCGTTTACCGCCTACTTGGCATACGTCAATGCCAGTGACTTGCCCCCGGCTGGCGCGCAATTGGCCGGGATCATTAGGCATAGCCTTGAGACCAAGAAGCGCTTCATTGAAGAGGACGAATTTGACCAAGGTGTCCGTCTCCTACTCAACTTCGGCCATACCTTCGGCCACGCCATTGAGGGCGCTAGCTCGTACGCCATCAGTCACGGTATCGCGGTCGGTCTTGGGATGCTCGCGGCAGCCCACTGCTCGGTGCGCCTAGGGTACGCGTCAGCAGAACTTTCGAATGTTGCCAGTCTATCGCGCCACATCAGGTTCTTGTTGCGTGCCATACCGTCAGTGGCCGCCAATCTGCGTGTCATTAGGCCCGAAGAAGCTATGGCGTTCTTCCAGTCCGACAAAAAACACTCGGCCCATTCGTTCATACTCATTCTTTTCGATGCTCAGGGACGTTTGCAGCAGGTAAAAGTGCCACGATCTGCCGCAATCCGGGCCGTGCTTTTGAGCACTTTTCACCATCTATGCGAACACTACGATGAAATACAGTGA
- the thiD gene encoding bifunctional hydroxymethylpyrimidine kinase/phosphomethylpyrimidine kinase, with protein MLPDPDHPAQPAQPSSHSWRYARVLTIAGSDSGGGAGIQADLKTFAALGCYGMSAITALTAQNTLGVRAIHAVPASFLEQQMAAVFEDIGVDAVKIGMLHAPDVVRVVARALDRYAPPWVVLDPVMVATSGDALIEPETVALLRTELFPRASLVTPNLDEAALLLGRPVADEAALDAAAADLLALGARAVLLKGGHLQGAQLTDVLACAGTPPAAWLRLRGPRIASRNIHGTGCTLAAAIAAQLALGQPLPLAVQAAHAWVRAAIEAGAGARIGSGHGPLNHGFAPQVLRRVGS; from the coding sequence ATGTTGCCCGATCCAGACCACCCCGCCCAACCCGCCCAACCCTCCAGCCACTCGTGGCGCTACGCGCGCGTGCTCACCATCGCCGGCAGCGACAGCGGTGGCGGCGCCGGCATACAGGCCGACCTCAAAACCTTTGCCGCGCTGGGCTGCTACGGCATGAGCGCCATCACCGCGCTGACGGCGCAAAACACGCTCGGGGTGCGCGCCATCCACGCCGTGCCCGCCAGCTTTCTGGAGCAGCAGATGGCCGCTGTATTTGAGGACATCGGCGTCGATGCGGTCAAGATCGGCATGTTGCACGCGCCCGACGTGGTGCGGGTGGTGGCGCGCGCGCTGGACCGCTACGCGCCGCCTTGGGTGGTGCTGGACCCGGTGATGGTTGCCACCAGCGGCGATGCGCTGATCGAGCCCGAGACCGTGGCCCTGCTGCGCACCGAACTGTTCCCGCGCGCCAGCCTGGTCACGCCCAACCTCGACGAAGCCGCGCTGTTGCTCGGGCGCCCCGTGGCCGACGAAGCGGCGCTGGACGCCGCCGCCGCCGACCTGCTGGCGCTGGGTGCGCGCGCCGTGCTGCTCAAGGGCGGCCACCTGCAGGGCGCGCAATTGACCGATGTGCTGGCCTGCGCCGGCACCCCACCCGCCGCTTGGCTGCGCTTGCGCGGGCCGCGCATCGCCAGCCGCAACATTCACGGCACCGGCTGCACGCTCGCTGCGGCCATCGCCGCGCAACTGGCGCTCGGCCAGCCCTTGCCGCTAGCGGTGCAGGCGGCACACGCCTGGGTGCGCGCGGCCATCGAGGCCGGAGCCGGCGCGCGCATCGGTTCTGGGCACGGCCCGCTCAACCACGGGTTTGCGCCGCAGGTGCTGCGGCGGGTGGGCAGCTGA
- a CDS encoding thiamine phosphate synthase, translating to MHPNPAVAYAPAAPAALDALVRQHAALAIEAQADPGAMPASDSAYDVAWALARRLGFIEADAAVIAQAWARRSAREGHWRADWPDDPLDFGLGTAAAATQPGSAAEHPAATNSPPPFASHPDGLGLYAVLPNAAWVQRMAAAGVPTLQLRYKPSANPGPGTPPEAEVLAQVRAAVAGVAGTASRLYINDHWQAAIQAGAYGVHLGQEDLDALEPEALDALRAAGLRLGISTHGYAELLRAAALRPSYIALGAVFPTTLKAMPTAPQGCARLRAYAQLLARLRPAIPTVAIGGIGLEHLGAIAASGVGSFAVVRALTASPDPAAAAQALQRRWAELRPLTGA from the coding sequence ATGCACCCCAACCCCGCCGTGGCCTACGCCCCCGCCGCCCCCGCCGCCCTCGACGCCTTGGTGCGCCAGCACGCCGCTTTGGCCATCGAAGCCCAAGCCGACCCCGGCGCCATGCCCGCCAGCGACAGCGCTTACGACGTGGCCTGGGCGCTGGCGCGCCGGCTGGGCTTCATCGAGGCCGACGCCGCCGTGATCGCGCAGGCTTGGGCTAGGCGCAGCGCGCGCGAGGGCCACTGGCGCGCCGACTGGCCCGACGACCCGCTGGACTTTGGCTTGGGCACGGCGGCTGCAGCAACCCAGCCCGGCAGCGCCGCCGAGCACCCAGCCGCAACCAACAGCCCCCCGCCCTTTGCCTCCCACCCCGACGGGCTGGGCCTGTACGCCGTTTTGCCCAACGCCGCTTGGGTGCAGCGCATGGCCGCCGCCGGCGTACCGACACTGCAACTGCGCTACAAACCCAGCGCGAACCCCGGCCCCGGCACCCCGCCCGAGGCCGAAGTTCTGGCGCAAGTGCGTGCCGCCGTGGCCGGGGTAGCGGGTACGGCCAGCCGCCTGTACATCAACGACCACTGGCAAGCCGCCATACAAGCCGGGGCCTACGGCGTGCACCTAGGCCAAGAAGACCTCGACGCCCTGGAACCCGAGGCGCTGGATGCGCTGCGCGCCGCCGGTTTGCGGCTGGGCATCAGCACCCACGGCTACGCCGAACTGCTGCGCGCCGCCGCCCTGCGCCCGAGCTACATCGCGCTGGGCGCCGTGTTTCCCACCACCCTCAAAGCCATGCCCACCGCACCCCAAGGCTGCGCCCGGCTGCGCGCCTACGCCCAACTGCTGGCGCGCCTGCGCCCGGCCATCCCCACGGTGGCCATCGGCGGCATCGGCCTCGAGCACTTGGGTGCCATCGCCGCCAGCGGCGTCGGCTCCTTTGCCGTGGTGCGCGCCCTCACCGCCAGCCCCGACCCCGCCGCCGCTGCCCAAGCGCTGCAGCGGCGCTGGGCTGAACTTAGGCCCCTGACGGGCGCTTGA
- a CDS encoding thiazole synthase has protein sequence MNPNPAAHTATTPPPLAHAASAAHATDPLILYGQHFSSRLLLGTARYPSPALLEQAVAAAQPAMLTAALRRQSAGNAEASRSFWTLLQNMQTPLLPNTAGCHSVQEAISTAEMARELYGTDWIKLEIIGDDYTLQPDTLNLVGAADQLLRRGFKVLPYSTEDLVLCLRLVDVGCQAVMPWAAPIGTGKGPLNPLALRTLRERVQVPLIVDAGLGLPSHACQVMEWGYDGVLLNTAVALALDPVRMAQAFAAAVRAGRDAFWAGTMTPQDSAQPSTPVLGTPFWHQP, from the coding sequence ATGAACCCCAACCCCGCCGCCCACACCGCCACCACCCCACCGCCCCTGGCACATGCGGCCTCTGCGGCCCACGCCACCGACCCCCTCATCCTCTACGGCCAGCATTTTTCCAGCCGCTTGCTGCTGGGCACGGCGCGCTACCCCTCGCCGGCGCTGCTCGAACAGGCCGTGGCGGCCGCGCAACCGGCCATGCTCACCGCCGCGCTGCGGCGCCAGAGCGCTGGCAACGCCGAGGCCAGCCGCAGCTTCTGGACGCTGCTGCAAAACATGCAGACGCCGCTGCTGCCCAACACCGCCGGCTGCCACAGCGTGCAAGAGGCCATCAGCACGGCCGAAATGGCGCGCGAGCTCTACGGCACCGACTGGATCAAGCTCGAGATCATCGGTGACGACTACACCCTGCAGCCCGACACCCTCAACCTCGTCGGCGCCGCCGACCAACTGCTGCGGCGCGGCTTCAAGGTGCTGCCCTACAGCACCGAAGACCTGGTGCTGTGCCTGCGCCTGGTCGATGTCGGCTGCCAGGCCGTGATGCCGTGGGCGGCCCCCATCGGCACGGGCAAGGGGCCGCTGAACCCGCTGGCGCTGCGCACCCTGCGCGAGCGCGTGCAGGTGCCGCTGATCGTCGATGCCGGGCTCGGCCTGCCCTCACACGCTTGCCAGGTGATGGAGTGGGGCTACGACGGCGTGCTGCTCAACACCGCCGTGGCGCTGGCGCTCGACCCGGTGCGCATGGCGCAGGCCTTTGCCGCCGCCGTGCGCGCCGGGCGCGACGCTTTTTGGGCCGGCACCATGACCCCGCAAGACAGCGCCCAGCCCAGCACGCCGGTGCTGGGCACACCGTTTTGGCACCAGCCCTGA
- the fliS gene encoding flagellar export chaperone FliS — protein sequence MNTSAHRSARTYAAVGLDSRADANGPHEVALLLFEGLLDRIRLGKLAMEQNDLNNKIRHINKALQILGEGLRTHLDIKAGGELAQQLDTLYAYCSVRLLDANAHNDAAALDEVHSLIKPLADAWREARPAAAAPGAELPATPLDAGNATLEATAPYPGKYGAGRSGNGASPGFGGTLLRYAA from the coding sequence ATGAACACTTCCGCTCACCGCTCTGCCCGCACCTACGCCGCCGTGGGGCTCGATAGCCGTGCCGACGCCAATGGTCCACACGAGGTTGCTTTGCTGTTGTTCGAGGGCCTGCTCGACCGCATCCGCTTGGGTAAGTTGGCCATGGAACAGAACGACCTGAACAACAAAATCCGCCACATCAACAAGGCCTTGCAAATTTTGGGCGAGGGCTTGCGCACGCACCTCGACATCAAGGCCGGTGGCGAACTGGCGCAGCAGCTCGACACCCTCTATGCCTACTGCTCGGTGCGGCTGCTGGATGCCAACGCACACAACGACGCCGCCGCGCTCGACGAGGTGCACAGCCTGATCAAACCGCTGGCCGATGCGTGGCGCGAAGCGCGCCCGGCTGCGGCAGCTCCCGGCGCCGAGTTGCCTGCAACGCCGCTGGATGCAGGCAACGCCACCCTCGAGGCCACTGCCCCCTACCCCGGAAAATATGGTGCGGGCCGCAGCGGCAACGGCGCGTCACCGGGCTTTGGCGGCACGCTGCTTCGCTACGCAGCATAA
- a CDS encoding SDR family NAD(P)-dependent oxidoreductase encodes MADSGSTSIQRLLLFGGSGSIGTTIRDRFCQEGWTVSIVSRSASPDATSIQWNPVVHSDGVSCSRAINKLVAQGPFDAVCWAQGMNCTDSVYDFDQARHEAVYDANVLYILNSMNILLTQRLLRRPARLCVISSIWQDMARQTKLSYCVTKAALQGLVLSAAADLARDGHVINAVLPGVIDTPMTRANLKMEQVRKVEDATLFGRLPTLDEVAACVFGLCRADTTGVTGQFISVDLGYSRVRVV; translated from the coding sequence TTGGCTGATTCCGGCAGCACTTCCATCCAGCGGTTGCTCCTCTTTGGTGGCTCCGGTTCGATCGGAACAACCATCCGAGACCGGTTTTGCCAGGAAGGATGGACGGTGAGCATCGTCAGTCGCAGCGCTTCCCCAGACGCGACCAGCATACAGTGGAATCCTGTTGTCCATAGCGACGGTGTGTCGTGCTCTAGAGCGATCAATAAGCTGGTTGCACAGGGGCCATTCGATGCCGTGTGCTGGGCGCAGGGAATGAACTGCACCGACAGTGTGTACGATTTCGATCAAGCCCGACACGAGGCGGTCTATGATGCCAATGTGCTTTACATCCTCAACAGTATGAACATCTTGTTGACCCAGCGCCTGCTGCGTAGGCCTGCCCGTCTGTGCGTGATCAGTTCCATCTGGCAGGACATGGCCCGGCAAACTAAGCTCTCATATTGCGTCACCAAGGCTGCTCTGCAGGGCCTCGTGCTGTCCGCTGCAGCCGATCTTGCCCGTGACGGCCACGTCATCAACGCCGTTCTGCCTGGTGTGATCGATACACCGATGACGCGAGCCAATCTCAAAATGGAGCAGGTGCGTAAAGTCGAAGATGCCACGCTATTCGGACGACTGCCCACGCTTGACGAAGTGGCGGCCTGCGTCTTTGGCCTGTGCCGTGCGGACACCACCGGTGTCACCGGTCAGTTTATCAGCGTAGACCTGGGTTACTCCCGTGTTCGAGTCGTCTGA
- a CDS encoding thiamine pyrophosphate-binding protein yields MKYSDQLAEWLVQLGYRQCFFVGGGNIMHLIESLSRRMACHAVVHEVAAGIAAEYYNETSDDGRALALVTAGPGLTNIVTAMAGAYLESRELLVIGGQVKTSDLSGGVLRQRGIQEINGTALAGPVCNTSVLLKQPVSFREFSGFVVASRLGRKGPVFIEIPLDVQAREYSAQDGSDSALVPAVIRPRATPSDVRLVADLIRAAKRPLFLIGGGLSRASTRALLPRLTAAGVPVATTWNGADRIGAENPVYVGRPNTWGQRSANLVLQQSDLLIAMGTRLGMQQTGFNWQQFVPGGKVVQVDIDADELAKGHPRVDYPLHADANEFFAGLLEHNLGQHSDWLLYARMVRKAVPLIEPVNTSRDTYISPYVFVDRLAAQCCADDIVIPCSSGGAFTVMMQAFTQQQGQLLVTNKGLASMGYGLSGAIGAAFAHPERRVVLVEGDGGFAQNMQEIGTAKINALNLKMFVFDDSGYASIRMTQKNYFGGRYVGCDIHTGLGLPNWEQLFKAWDVPVCRLGPDFPQVQNFHAMFQAKGTAAFIVSIDPEQTYYPKITSQITDTGTMVSNPLHRMTPELPAEVMAKIGKYLP; encoded by the coding sequence ATGAAATACAGTGATCAACTGGCCGAATGGCTTGTTCAGCTTGGATATAGGCAGTGCTTTTTTGTTGGGGGCGGCAACATCATGCACCTCATCGAGAGCTTGAGCCGCCGCATGGCGTGCCATGCCGTGGTTCACGAGGTGGCCGCCGGCATTGCCGCCGAGTATTACAACGAAACCAGCGATGACGGGCGTGCGCTGGCGTTGGTGACAGCCGGCCCAGGGTTGACCAATATCGTCACAGCCATGGCGGGCGCCTATCTGGAAAGCCGTGAACTGCTGGTCATTGGCGGCCAAGTTAAAACCTCCGATCTGTCTGGTGGCGTTCTGCGTCAGCGAGGGATCCAGGAAATTAACGGCACGGCTCTTGCTGGGCCGGTTTGCAATACCTCCGTGCTGCTTAAGCAGCCGGTTTCGTTTCGTGAGTTCAGCGGGTTCGTTGTAGCATCCAGACTCGGGCGCAAGGGCCCTGTGTTTATCGAGATTCCACTGGATGTTCAAGCGCGCGAATACAGCGCCCAGGATGGCAGCGACTCCGCGTTGGTGCCGGCAGTAATTAGACCCCGCGCTACCCCGTCAGACGTCCGTCTGGTTGCTGACCTAATCCGTGCGGCTAAACGCCCGCTGTTCCTTATTGGGGGCGGCTTGAGTCGGGCTTCAACCCGTGCATTGCTACCCCGCCTTACCGCTGCCGGTGTTCCGGTGGCCACGACATGGAACGGTGCCGACCGCATCGGTGCAGAGAATCCGGTGTACGTTGGCAGGCCCAACACTTGGGGCCAGCGCAGCGCCAATCTCGTGCTCCAGCAGTCGGATCTCCTAATCGCCATGGGTACGCGCCTTGGGATGCAGCAGACCGGGTTCAATTGGCAGCAGTTCGTGCCAGGGGGGAAGGTGGTACAGGTCGATATCGATGCCGACGAACTCGCTAAAGGCCATCCCCGGGTGGACTACCCGCTGCACGCGGACGCAAATGAGTTCTTCGCCGGTCTGCTGGAGCACAATCTGGGTCAGCACAGCGACTGGTTGCTGTATGCCCGAATGGTGCGCAAGGCGGTGCCGCTGATAGAACCCGTCAATACCAGCCGTGATACTTACATTTCGCCCTATGTCTTTGTTGATCGACTGGCAGCTCAATGCTGTGCTGACGACATCGTTATTCCATGCAGCAGCGGCGGCGCATTCACCGTCATGATGCAGGCCTTTACGCAACAGCAAGGGCAACTCTTGGTGACCAACAAGGGTCTGGCCTCTATGGGTTATGGTTTGTCTGGGGCCATCGGCGCTGCCTTTGCGCATCCCGAGCGCCGCGTTGTCCTGGTCGAGGGTGACGGTGGCTTTGCCCAGAACATGCAGGAAATCGGAACTGCCAAGATCAATGCGCTCAACCTAAAAATGTTCGTGTTCGACGACTCGGGCTACGCATCCATCCGGATGACGCAAAAAAACTATTTCGGTGGACGCTATGTCGGCTGCGACATTCACACCGGGCTGGGGCTGCCGAACTGGGAGCAGCTTTTCAAGGCTTGGGATGTGCCCGTTTGCCGCCTTGGGCCAGATTTTCCGCAGGTGCAGAACTTTCACGCCATGTTTCAGGCCAAAGGAACGGCCGCATTCATAGTTTCTATCGACCCGGAGCAGACCTATTACCCTAAAATTACCAGCCAGATCACAGATACGGGAACCATGGTTTCCAACCCTCTGCATCGGATGACACCTGAACTTCCAGCCGAAGTCATGGCCAAAATTGGGAAGTACTTGCCGTAG
- a CDS encoding N-acetylneuraminate synthase family protein: MSHEIFEDLFVLEMASNHQGKLERGLEIVSKFSKVVRFNNVRAAIKLQFRDMENFIHKDFVERTDIRYVKRISDARLSKQDFSRLVEAIRKSSCIPMSTPFDEKSVDWCVEFDMPIIKVASADNNDWTLLEKIASTRRPVIISTGGMSQKDMDDAVTFFQRRNIPLALNHCVAAYPHEDNECELNQIDFLKHRYPGITIGYSCHEYRDWASSIQIAYGKGARTFERHIDHNDDGFEVSKYSSLPHQIDAWFKSWHKAREMCGGSSDSRRNFLAREIEYLDSYVRGVYAKHDLTPGQTLTEEDVYLAIPLQKGQASSRELMLGRFGHRMLNAVPKDNPIRMDALDTPYANNPELLDQFNKRGL, translated from the coding sequence ATGTCACACGAAATCTTCGAAGACCTCTTTGTGCTCGAGATGGCGAGCAATCACCAGGGTAAGTTGGAGCGCGGCCTGGAAATAGTCAGCAAATTCTCTAAGGTTGTGCGCTTCAACAATGTGCGGGCAGCCATCAAACTGCAGTTCCGCGACATGGAGAATTTCATCCACAAGGATTTTGTGGAACGGACGGACATCCGCTACGTCAAGCGCATCTCCGACGCACGGCTTTCCAAGCAGGACTTCTCCCGCCTGGTGGAGGCGATTCGCAAGTCCAGCTGCATCCCGATGTCCACGCCGTTTGATGAGAAGTCTGTAGACTGGTGTGTCGAGTTCGACATGCCTATCATCAAGGTCGCCAGCGCCGACAACAACGACTGGACATTGTTGGAAAAAATCGCCAGTACCCGTAGACCGGTTATCATTTCGACTGGTGGCATGAGCCAAAAGGACATGGACGATGCAGTTACCTTCTTTCAGCGTCGTAATATTCCACTGGCCCTAAATCACTGCGTCGCCGCCTACCCGCATGAAGACAACGAGTGTGAACTTAACCAAATTGATTTTCTCAAGCACCGCTATCCGGGAATCACAATCGGTTACTCCTGTCATGAATATCGCGACTGGGCATCCTCCATACAGATCGCCTATGGTAAGGGTGCTAGAACCTTTGAGCGCCACATTGACCACAACGACGACGGCTTCGAAGTTTCTAAATACTCTTCGTTGCCACACCAGATCGATGCTTGGTTCAAGTCCTGGCATAAGGCCCGCGAGATGTGCGGCGGGTCGTCTGATTCGCGCCGCAACTTCCTGGCACGGGAGATCGAGTACCTAGACTCATACGTGCGCGGCGTTTATGCCAAACATGATCTGACTCCTGGTCAGACCCTGACCGAAGAGGATGTTTATCTCGCCATCCCACTGCAGAAGGGCCAGGCCTCCAGTCGCGAATTGATGCTTGGTCGGTTCGGCCACAGGATGCTCAATGCTGTGCCTAAGGATAATCCTATCCGCATGGATGCGCTGGACACACCTTACGCGAACAACCCAGAATTACTGGATCAATTCAACAAGCGAGGGCT
- a CDS encoding FAD-dependent oxidoreductase produces the protein MPANHPHPTPVLILGAGLLGRLLGLALARSGHRVTIHEARAESDQGAAAWVAAAMLAPLAEAAVAEPNVVRMGLYALPRWRELIASLRQPVYFQQDGTLILWHRQDAAEATRLSRVWAQTVQQVPELQAAQPLDAQQLAALEPSVAGHFQSGIYLPQEGQLDNHQLLQALAAELPALGADLHWLQPTSLAQAQDWQRTHGGWVLDCRGLGAQADWTAPEQPLRGVRGEVACLYAPGVTLQRPTRLLHPRYPLYIAPKQDHFFVVGATQIESEDLSEVSARSALELLSAAYAVHPGFGEARIVGLQSQCRPTLPDHQPLVRECAPQVLQINGLFRHGYLIGPAVCDAVLEYVQQGQRDLAERLELRFEPCAQVLAA, from the coding sequence ATGCCCGCCAACCACCCCCACCCCACCCCGGTGCTCATCTTAGGTGCTGGCCTGCTGGGCCGCTTGCTGGGCTTGGCGCTGGCGCGCAGCGGCCACCGGGTCACGATCCACGAAGCGCGCGCCGAATCGGACCAAGGCGCCGCCGCCTGGGTGGCCGCCGCCATGCTGGCGCCGCTGGCCGAAGCCGCCGTGGCCGAGCCCAACGTCGTGCGCATGGGGCTGTACGCGCTGCCGCGCTGGCGCGAGCTCATTGCCTCTCTGCGGCAGCCGGTGTATTTTCAGCAAGACGGCACCCTGATTTTGTGGCACCGCCAAGACGCGGCCGAGGCCACGCGCCTGAGCCGCGTCTGGGCGCAGACGGTGCAGCAGGTGCCCGAACTGCAAGCGGCGCAGCCGTTGGACGCGCAGCAACTCGCCGCCCTCGAGCCCAGTGTGGCCGGGCATTTTCAGAGCGGGATCTATCTGCCCCAAGAGGGCCAGCTCGACAACCACCAACTGCTGCAGGCGCTGGCGGCCGAATTGCCAGCGCTCGGTGCCGATCTGCACTGGCTACAGCCCACCAGCCTCGCCCAAGCGCAAGACTGGCAGCGCACGCACGGCGGCTGGGTGCTCGACTGCCGCGGTCTGGGCGCGCAAGCCGACTGGACCGCCCCGGAGCAGCCGCTGCGCGGGGTGCGCGGCGAAGTCGCCTGCCTGTACGCCCCCGGCGTCACGCTCCAGCGCCCGACGCGGCTGCTGCACCCGCGCTACCCGCTCTACATCGCGCCCAAGCAAGACCATTTTTTCGTCGTCGGCGCAACCCAGATCGAGTCCGAGGATCTGTCGGAGGTCAGCGCGCGCTCGGCGCTCGAGCTGCTCAGCGCCGCTTACGCCGTGCACCCCGGCTTTGGCGAGGCGCGCATCGTTGGGCTGCAAAGCCAGTGCCGCCCCACCCTGCCCGACCACCAGCCGCTGGTGCGCGAGTGCGCGCCGCAGGTGCTGCAGATCAACGGCCTGTTTCGCCACGGCTACCTGATCGGGCCGGCGGTGTGCGACGCGGTGCTCGAGTACGTGCAGCAGGGCCAGCGCGACTTGGCTGAGCGGCTTGAATTGCGTTTTGAGCCCTGTGCACAGGTGCTTGCGGCTTGA
- the thiS gene encoding sulfur carrier protein ThiS, with the protein MSTSPEATAPLQVWLNQQALELPASATLADALAAARPTEPFAAALNLQFVPKNQYAQTALAQGDRIELISPVTGG; encoded by the coding sequence ATGAGCACATCCCCCGAAGCCACTGCCCCCTTGCAAGTCTGGCTCAACCAGCAAGCCTTGGAGCTGCCCGCAAGCGCCACGCTGGCCGATGCGCTGGCCGCCGCGCGCCCGACCGAGCCCTTTGCTGCCGCCCTCAATCTGCAATTCGTCCCCAAAAACCAGTACGCGCAGACTGCGCTGGCCCAAGGCGACCGGATCGAGCTCATCTCCCCCGTCACCGGCGGCTGA